In the Engystomops pustulosus chromosome 2, aEngPut4.maternal, whole genome shotgun sequence genome, one interval contains:
- the NXPH4 gene encoding neurexophilin-4 — protein sequence MDLLCLAFAFFCQWILKVLCLEGHMTKTLGYLDMGTTGMVKNGPYGTNKPHSLHPSRVFTSDPFKAAKNPMQSPINPWEWSKNQTLFSGGIGQRAKRKPSLKTGRTKKIFGWGDFYFNIKTVKFSLLVTGKIVDHINGTFSVYFRHNSSSLGNVSVSIVPPTKVVEFDLLQQSTLDTRETKTFNCRVEYENTNKALKNKPCLYDPAKNCYMEHTQSHAAWLCAKPFKVICIFISFYSIDYKLVQKVCPDYNFQNENPYFG from the coding sequence GTTCTATGCTTAGAAGGCCACATGACAAAAACATTAGGATACTTGGATATGGGGACCACAGGAATGGTGAAGAATGGACCATATGGTACAAACAAACCTCACTCTCTCCATCCATCCAGAGTCTTTACCAGTGACCCATTTAAAGCAGCAAAAAATCCAATGCAATCCCCTATCAATCCATGGGAGTGGAGCAAGAATCAAACATTATTTTCTGGGGGCATAGGTCAAAGAGCTAAACGTAAACCCTCTTTGAAAACTGGAAGAACCAAGAAGATCTTTGGATGGGGGGATTTCTACTTTAACATAAAAACTGTCAAATTCAGTTTGTTGGTCACTGGTAAGATTGTTGACCACATAAATGGGACGTTTAGTGTCTACTTTCGGCACAATTCATCTAGTCTTGGTAATGTGTCTGTCAGTATTGTCCCACCTACAAAGGTGGTAGAGTTTGACCTCCTGCAGCAATCTACCTTGGACACCAGAGAAACTAAGACTTTCAACTGTAGAGTGGAATATGAGAACACCAACAAAGCCTTGAAGAACAAACCCTGCCTCTATGATCCAGCTAAGAACTGCTATATGGAGCACACACAGAGCCATGCTGCGTGGCTTTGTGCAAAACCATTCAAGGTTATCTGCATCTTCATCTCATTCTACAGTATTGACTACAAGCTGGTGCAGAAGGTGTGTCCAGATTATAACTTTCAAAATGAAAACCCTTACTTTGGGTGA